In one window of Qipengyuania profundimaris DNA:
- the hrpB gene encoding ATP-dependent helicase HrpB has translation MPELPIQTVLSDVLVALSQGTAAVLVAPPGAGKTTAVAPGLIGEDWCSGTVILTSPRRVAARAAAERMAEALGEKPGETIGYITRLDSKRSAKTRVLVVTEAIFVNMILADAELDGISAVLFDEAHERHLDSDLGLALALESRAVLREDLRVLVMSATIDGARFADLLGGDAPVIESEGRAHPLDIRWLGSSPQARIEDAMTAAIATAWLEEEGDILAFLPGVGEIERTRERLEERLPTALVLPLHGQVQPADQRVALSRDPEGRRRIVLATAIAETSLTLDGVSVVVDSGLSRRAEFDRAAGTTHLVTHRASQAAATQRAGRAARQGPGVAYRLWEQGGHAGRAAYDPPEITTSDLAPLVLGLARWGTTDPRTLAWLDSPPEPSVAAARETLMALGALDEEGRITPQGERLAQLPLDPQSAAMVLFGARHGAAETAARISLLLQERGLGGRGEDIEARLSRWTGDRGQRAQASRKLAERWANTARKLVKEENGGEPSVGVILAAGRPQFLAKRRDASGEQWIAAGGRGFQLDPASPLARVEFLAIGDAQGQAKGARITSAASLDIAEVEEWFADRIERRAVLRWTGQRVEALSERRLGAILLSKGPDPEPDEGAIMDMLVEKALENPAQLLSQALLARADYAGIDALAPERLAETAELWLAPLLAGRRDLAVPKGKAVDALLGQVDWDARQALDRLAPREFVSPAGTHHAIDYTGDDAPSVEVRVQALFGLDRHPMIGETPLLLKLTSPAGRPIQATRDLSGFWRGSWADVRKDMKGRYLKHRWPEEPWIEKPSLKTKNAFQKSGG, from the coding sequence GTGCCAGAGCTTCCCATCCAAACCGTTCTGTCAGATGTTCTCGTTGCACTAAGCCAGGGCACCGCAGCGGTGCTGGTAGCGCCGCCGGGCGCCGGCAAGACTACCGCTGTTGCCCCGGGGTTGATAGGCGAAGACTGGTGCAGCGGCACCGTGATCCTGACCTCACCCCGCCGTGTGGCAGCGCGCGCAGCGGCCGAGCGAATGGCGGAAGCCCTCGGCGAGAAGCCGGGCGAGACCATCGGCTACATCACCCGCCTCGACAGCAAGCGTTCGGCGAAGACCCGCGTGCTGGTGGTGACCGAGGCGATCTTCGTGAACATGATCCTGGCCGATGCGGAGCTGGACGGCATCTCCGCCGTGCTGTTCGACGAGGCGCATGAACGGCATCTCGACAGCGACCTCGGCTTGGCGCTGGCGCTTGAAAGCCGGGCGGTTCTGCGCGAAGATCTTCGCGTTCTGGTGATGTCCGCCACCATCGATGGTGCGCGGTTCGCGGACTTGCTCGGCGGCGATGCGCCGGTGATCGAGAGCGAAGGCCGAGCGCATCCACTCGACATTCGCTGGCTCGGCTCGTCCCCGCAGGCACGGATCGAAGACGCCATGACGGCAGCAATCGCGACCGCCTGGCTCGAGGAAGAGGGCGACATCCTTGCCTTCCTGCCCGGCGTCGGGGAGATCGAGCGGACCCGCGAGCGGCTGGAAGAGCGATTGCCCACCGCGCTGGTGCTGCCCTTGCACGGTCAGGTCCAGCCGGCCGACCAGCGCGTTGCCCTAAGCCGCGATCCCGAGGGGCGCAGGCGTATCGTGCTGGCAACGGCGATTGCGGAAACATCGCTCACGCTGGACGGCGTCTCGGTCGTCGTCGATTCCGGCCTCTCGCGCCGCGCCGAGTTCGACCGGGCCGCAGGGACGACGCATCTCGTTACACACAGAGCCAGTCAGGCTGCCGCTACGCAGCGGGCGGGGCGAGCCGCGCGGCAGGGGCCGGGCGTGGCCTATCGTTTGTGGGAGCAGGGCGGCCATGCGGGGCGGGCAGCCTATGATCCGCCGGAGATCACGACCAGCGATCTCGCGCCGCTGGTGCTCGGCTTGGCGCGCTGGGGGACGACCGATCCAAGGACGCTCGCGTGGCTCGACAGCCCGCCCGAGCCTTCGGTGGCCGCGGCGCGCGAGACGCTTATGGCGCTTGGCGCGCTCGACGAGGAGGGACGCATCACGCCGCAGGGCGAGCGGCTGGCGCAGCTTCCGCTCGATCCGCAGAGTGCGGCCATGGTCCTGTTCGGGGCGCGGCATGGTGCGGCTGAGACGGCAGCGCGGATTTCCTTGCTGTTGCAAGAGCGTGGGCTGGGGGGACGCGGCGAGGATATCGAAGCGCGGCTTTCGCGCTGGACCGGCGATCGCGGTCAGCGCGCGCAGGCGAGTCGCAAACTTGCCGAGCGTTGGGCGAACACGGCACGCAAGCTGGTGAAAGAGGAAAACGGGGGCGAACCTTCGGTAGGTGTCATCCTCGCCGCAGGGCGGCCCCAGTTTCTCGCGAAACGGCGCGATGCGTCGGGCGAGCAGTGGATCGCGGCGGGCGGACGGGGTTTCCAGCTCGACCCGGCATCGCCGCTGGCCCGCGTCGAATTCCTCGCCATCGGCGATGCACAAGGTCAGGCCAAGGGCGCGCGGATCACCTCCGCCGCGTCGCTCGACATTGCAGAAGTGGAAGAATGGTTCGCCGACCGGATCGAGCGGCGAGCGGTTCTGCGCTGGACAGGCCAGCGGGTCGAAGCGCTGAGCGAGCGGCGGTTGGGAGCGATACTCCTCTCCAAGGGCCCAGATCCCGAGCCCGACGAGGGTGCGATCATGGACATGCTTGTGGAAAAGGCTCTGGAAAACCCGGCACAACTCCTTTCGCAGGCGCTGTTGGCGCGGGCGGACTACGCCGGGATCGATGCACTGGCACCGGAGCGACTGGCCGAAACCGCCGAGCTCTGGCTTGCGCCGCTGTTGGCCGGAAGGCGCGATCTCGCGGTTCCGAAAGGTAAGGCGGTCGATGCGCTTCTCGGCCAGGTCGACTGGGATGCGCGGCAGGCGCTCGACCGGCTGGCTCCGCGCGAGTTCGTGTCGCCTGCGGGCACGCACCACGCAATCGACTACACCGGCGACGACGCGCCGAGCGTCGAGGTGCGGGTACAAGCCCTGTTCGGCCTCGACCGCCATCCGATGATCGGCGAGACGCCGCTGCTGCTCAAGCTGACCAGCCCTGCCGGCCGTCCGATCCAGGCGACGCGCGACCTGTCGGGCTTCTGGCGCGGTAGCTGGGCGGATGTCCGCAAGGACATGAAGGGCCGCTATTTAAAGCACCGCTGGCCCGAGGAACCGTGGATCGAAAAGCCGAGTTTGAAGACCAAGAACGCCTTCCAAAAATCGGGCGGCTGA
- a CDS encoding DNA polymerase III subunit gamma/tau, with product MGDSPDNPDSLPWESEAEEAAPSAAELEAAGQNSMFGDAVTDTAPPAEVAAAAAPVAAPAPAETRAATPATTAQQPYRVLARKYRPQTFAELIGQDAMVRTLANAIARDRLAHAFLMTGVRGVGKTSTARLIAKALNCIGPDGQGGPTISPCGECEPCRAIAEGRHIDVIEMDAASHTGVDDVREIIEAVRYAAVSARYKIYIIDEVHMLSRNAFNALLKTLEEPPAHVKFLFATTEVEKLPVTVLSRTQRFDLRRIPVELLQSHFAEICRKEGVEADEEALHIIAGAAEGSVRDGLSILDQAIAHADLDTEGKVSAERVRDMLGLADKSAQRRLFGHMLEGDGAALLTAINEQYALGVEPLALMRAQMDLAHRIALAQVSGGDAEGASQDEREALGEWATRLDVGQVHRLWQLLLKGHEEVRLAPDPLVSLRMALLRVLHAGQMPDPGKLAKKLETLAERAPTSSSNPSSASKQTAPSAEARPDWRALVEAIDASGMMQEANVLRLQVRVVELGDGMLRYGRDAKFGDEILPIVKDTLFRHTGKRWDVEEVPGGEGAPSLVEQEIAQRDADAAALRAHPLVKAAFEAFPDAELIEDGAAPPSRREIPWSRNA from the coding sequence ATGGGTGATTCACCGGACAATCCCGACTCGCTGCCATGGGAAAGCGAGGCCGAAGAGGCCGCGCCGAGCGCTGCCGAACTGGAGGCCGCGGGGCAGAATTCGATGTTCGGTGACGCGGTAACGGATACGGCACCTCCCGCAGAGGTGGCGGCCGCTGCCGCGCCGGTCGCGGCGCCCGCTCCCGCCGAAACTCGCGCCGCGACTCCCGCCACCACCGCGCAGCAGCCTTATCGCGTGCTGGCTCGCAAATACCGTCCGCAGACCTTCGCCGAATTGATCGGGCAGGATGCCATGGTTCGCACACTGGCCAATGCCATCGCGCGCGACCGGCTGGCGCATGCCTTCCTGATGACCGGCGTGCGGGGGGTCGGTAAGACCTCGACCGCACGCCTGATCGCCAAGGCGCTCAACTGCATCGGTCCCGACGGGCAGGGCGGGCCGACGATCAGCCCGTGCGGCGAATGCGAACCGTGCCGCGCAATTGCAGAAGGCCGCCACATCGACGTGATCGAGATGGACGCGGCCAGCCACACCGGTGTCGACGACGTGCGCGAGATCATCGAGGCGGTACGCTATGCCGCCGTCTCGGCGCGCTACAAAATCTACATTATCGACGAAGTTCACATGCTGTCGCGCAATGCTTTCAATGCCTTGCTGAAGACACTTGAGGAGCCGCCCGCGCATGTGAAGTTCCTCTTCGCGACCACCGAGGTCGAGAAGCTTCCCGTCACCGTGCTCAGCCGGACCCAGCGCTTCGACCTGCGCCGCATTCCGGTGGAATTGCTCCAGTCGCACTTCGCCGAAATCTGCCGCAAGGAAGGCGTCGAAGCCGACGAGGAGGCGCTTCACATCATCGCCGGGGCTGCGGAGGGCTCCGTGCGCGACGGGCTGTCGATCCTCGACCAGGCGATCGCCCATGCCGATCTCGATACTGAGGGCAAGGTCTCTGCCGAGCGAGTGCGCGACATGCTCGGGCTCGCCGACAAGTCTGCCCAGCGCCGCCTGTTCGGGCACATGCTCGAAGGCGACGGCGCTGCTTTGCTGACAGCGATCAATGAACAATACGCGTTGGGCGTCGAGCCGCTGGCGCTGATGCGCGCGCAAATGGATCTCGCGCACCGGATTGCCCTGGCGCAGGTGTCTGGCGGGGATGCCGAGGGCGCATCGCAGGACGAGCGCGAAGCGCTGGGCGAGTGGGCCACCCGGCTCGATGTCGGACAAGTGCATCGGCTGTGGCAGTTGCTGCTGAAAGGGCATGAGGAAGTCCGCCTTGCGCCTGACCCACTGGTATCGCTGCGGATGGCCTTGCTGCGCGTGCTTCATGCCGGGCAAATGCCCGATCCCGGCAAACTCGCGAAGAAGCTCGAGACGCTCGCGGAGCGCGCACCGACCTCGAGCTCCAATCCTTCCTCCGCGTCCAAGCAAACTGCGCCCAGCGCCGAAGCGAGGCCGGACTGGCGTGCGCTGGTCGAGGCGATCGACGCCAGCGGCATGATGCAGGAAGCCAATGTGCTGCGCCTGCAGGTCCGCGTGGTGGAACTCGGCGACGGTATGCTACGCTATGGCCGCGATGCGAAATTCGGCGACGAAATTCTGCCGATCGTCAAGGACACGCTATTCCGCCACACCGGCAAGCGCTGGGACGTCGAGGAAGTGCCTGGCGGAGAGGGCGCTCCCTCGCTGGTCGAGCAGGAAATCGCACAGCGTGATGCGGACGCGGCTGCACTACGGGCCCATCCGCTGGTAAAGGCCGCATTCGAGGCATTTCCCGATGCCGAACTGATCGAAGACGGCGCCGCTCCCCCCTCGCGGCGCGAAATACCCTGGAGTAGGAACGCATAA
- a CDS encoding polyprenyl synthetase family protein, which translates to MTADVVQLPRRQPEGSIEPMLALTAQGMNQVNQVILDRMQSEVPLIPALAGHLISGGGKRLRPMLTLAGAELVGYSGTRHHKLAAAVEFIHTATLLHDDVVDGSDLRRGKAAANIIFGNPATVLVGDFLFSRSFELMTEDGSLKVLKILSGASAIIAEGEVDQLTAQRKIDTSEERYLHIIRAKTAALFAAASRIAAVVAECSEEQEQALDEYGRNLGVAFQLVDDALDYDSNAAAMGKDRGDDFREGKMTLPVILAYARGDEEERAFWKQAIGGFKTTDADLDHAIALIDKHDAVADTKLRASHFAQRAIDALSIFPDGQARRAMTEAALFAVARGY; encoded by the coding sequence ATGACAGCCGACGTCGTACAATTGCCGCGCCGACAGCCCGAGGGCTCGATCGAACCGATGCTCGCCCTGACAGCGCAGGGCATGAATCAGGTCAACCAGGTGATCCTCGACCGGATGCAGAGCGAGGTGCCGCTGATCCCGGCGCTGGCGGGGCATCTGATCTCGGGCGGTGGCAAGCGCCTGCGCCCGATGCTGACGCTCGCCGGGGCCGAGCTGGTGGGTTACAGCGGCACGCGCCACCACAAGCTCGCCGCCGCAGTCGAGTTCATTCACACGGCGACGTTGCTGCACGACGATGTCGTCGACGGCAGCGACCTCAGGCGCGGCAAGGCGGCGGCCAACATCATCTTCGGTAATCCCGCCACCGTGCTGGTCGGCGATTTCCTGTTCAGCCGGTCGTTCGAGCTGATGACGGAAGACGGCAGCCTCAAGGTGCTAAAGATACTCTCAGGCGCATCGGCGATCATTGCCGAGGGCGAGGTCGACCAGCTGACCGCCCAGCGCAAGATCGACACCAGCGAGGAACGCTACCTCCACATTATTCGCGCCAAGACCGCGGCGCTGTTTGCGGCTGCCAGCCGCATTGCCGCTGTGGTGGCGGAGTGCAGCGAGGAACAGGAGCAGGCGCTCGACGAATACGGCCGCAATCTCGGCGTGGCGTTCCAGCTGGTCGACGACGCGCTCGACTATGACTCCAACGCGGCCGCCATGGGCAAAGACCGCGGCGACGACTTCCGCGAAGGCAAGATGACGCTGCCGGTGATTCTCGCCTACGCACGCGGCGACGAGGAAGAGCGCGCGTTCTGGAAGCAGGCGATCGGCGGCTTCAAGACCACCGACGCGGATCTCGACCACGCCATTGCGCTCATCGACAAGCATGATGCGGTCGCCGACACCAAGCTGCGCGCCAGCCATTTCGCGCAGCGTGCGATCGATGCCCTCTCGATCTTCCCCGACGGCCAGGCCCGGCGGGCGATGACCGAGGCTGCGCTGTTCGCGGTGGCGCGGGGATACTGA
- a CDS encoding response regulator transcription factor, with protein sequence MRILIVEDEPTLGQQLKSTLEQNGYAVDLSADGEDGHFLGSTEDYDAVILDLGLPEIDGLTVLGMWRKEGRDFPVLVLTARDSWSDKVAGLDAGADDYLAKPFQTEELIARLRALIRRASGNTSSELTAGDVRLDTRSGRVTLAGEPVKLTAQEYKLLSYLMHHKGKVVSRTELIEHIYDQDFDRDSNTIEVFVTRIRKKLGAEVITTIRGLGYSLDDPADQPRA encoded by the coding sequence ATGAGAATCCTGATTGTCGAAGACGAGCCCACGCTCGGCCAGCAGTTGAAATCGACGCTGGAGCAGAACGGCTATGCCGTCGACCTTTCGGCCGATGGCGAGGACGGCCATTTCCTCGGCAGCACGGAGGATTACGACGCCGTGATCCTCGACTTGGGCTTGCCGGAGATCGACGGGCTGACCGTGCTCGGCATGTGGCGCAAGGAGGGGCGCGATTTTCCGGTCCTGGTCCTGACTGCGCGCGACAGCTGGAGCGACAAGGTTGCCGGCCTCGACGCAGGCGCCGACGATTACCTCGCCAAGCCCTTCCAGACCGAAGAGCTGATCGCCCGCCTGCGCGCGCTAATCCGCCGCGCCTCGGGCAATACGTCCTCCGAGCTGACCGCAGGCGACGTCCGTCTCGACACACGCTCGGGCCGCGTCACCCTGGCGGGGGAGCCGGTCAAGCTGACCGCGCAGGAATACAAGCTGCTGAGCTACCTCATGCACCACAAGGGCAAGGTGGTCAGCCGCACCGAACTGATCGAGCATATCTACGATCAGGATTTCGACCGCGATTCGAATACGATCGAGGTCTTCGTCACCCGCATCCGCAAGAAGCTGGGTGCGGAAGTCATCACGACCATCCGTGGACTCGGTTACAGCCTCGACGACCCTGCCGACCAGCCGCGCGCCTGA
- a CDS encoding SIMPL domain-containing protein has translation MKRLAIALLAATASTVAAPAQAAEVQITTQNPVIELSVFEQIEVEPDMATISTGVQTDAATAVEALRRNSAEMERLVALIRALGIPARDIQTASINLNPRYDYNNRGDQPPRFLGYQASNQVTVKLRDLDRVGEVLDAMVEAGATNINGPQFSIEDDEAVKAQARSNALERGRAQAEEYARLAGYSGVRLLQVAEAIRGSSGSMAKDEAIVVTASRVAAAPPPPVAPGVVSTGVGIALTYEMTR, from the coding sequence ATGAAACGTCTCGCCATAGCCTTGCTCGCCGCAACCGCCAGCACCGTCGCCGCTCCGGCGCAGGCAGCGGAGGTTCAGATTACCACGCAAAACCCGGTCATCGAACTGTCAGTGTTCGAGCAGATCGAGGTCGAGCCGGACATGGCGACGATCTCGACCGGCGTGCAGACCGATGCGGCCACGGCCGTCGAGGCGCTGCGGCGCAATTCGGCGGAAATGGAGCGGCTGGTCGCTCTGATCCGCGCGCTCGGCATCCCGGCACGCGATATCCAGACGGCGAGCATTAATCTCAATCCGCGTTACGACTATAACAATCGCGGCGATCAGCCGCCGCGCTTCCTCGGTTATCAGGCCAGCAACCAGGTAACCGTCAAACTTCGCGATCTCGACCGGGTTGGCGAAGTGCTCGACGCCATGGTCGAAGCAGGCGCAACGAACATCAACGGGCCGCAATTCTCCATCGAGGACGACGAGGCTGTCAAGGCGCAGGCGCGGAGCAATGCGCTTGAGCGCGGCCGTGCGCAGGCAGAGGAATATGCGCGGCTGGCGGGATATTCGGGCGTTCGCCTGCTGCAAGTTGCCGAAGCGATCCGTGGGTCGAGCGGTTCGATGGCCAAGGACGAAGCGATCGTGGTGACCGCATCTCGAGTTGCCGCAGCCCCTCCACCTCCGGTCGCCCCTGGTGTCGTTTCGACCGGTGTCGGCATCGCATTGACCTACGAAATGACGCGCTGA
- a CDS encoding chorismate mutase produces MTQDVQQSGSEDATLAGFRKSIDNIDAALVHMLAERFRITQAVGEYKAKTALPPADPSREQEQIARLRRLAEESELDPEFSEKFLRFIIDEVIRHHERARES; encoded by the coding sequence ATGACGCAGGACGTGCAACAATCGGGATCGGAAGACGCGACGCTGGCGGGCTTCCGCAAGAGCATCGACAATATCGATGCCGCGCTGGTCCACATGCTCGCCGAACGATTCCGCATTACGCAGGCGGTGGGCGAGTACAAGGCGAAGACCGCGCTGCCGCCTGCCGATCCAAGCCGCGAGCAGGAACAGATCGCGCGGCTGCGGCGGCTAGCCGAGGAAAGCGAGCTCGATCCGGAATTCAGCGAGAAATTCCTGCGCTTCATCATCGACGAGGTCATCCGCCACCACGAACGGGCGCGGGAAAGCTAG
- a CDS encoding ATP-binding protein — protein sequence MDSVTASTTLPTSRAPDADAPSGSEAHAARAGEPADAPVTIDTPKPARRSLAARMMAIAALWIGVLLLGGGFALDRTLARMVESNFDDQLEYLLNAMIVTAEIGPDGEVYFNRPLGEPRFLEPNSGLYWQISGAGQLDTPSRSLWDTQLELQADHLDMEPHFYDSAQFDAEPLRIVERTVLLPDSDTRWTFAVASAREELDFQISRIRSILIWSFALLALGLMAMAMVQSYYGLSPLRRVRAAIQSMRSQGSNRITEPLPLEVEPLVEEINALLAHTERQAEEARMHAGNLAHALKTPLTVLTNAATARDPQLASLVFRETKTMQRHVEHHLARARAVGRRASGHSRADVWPSAESVLRAVTRIYEDTRFDLDGNKLAAVSIERQDLDEILGNLIENAAKYGGGSVFVTIDAEPEAECCTIWVEDDGRGIPASERSRIFDRGARLDTGKPGTGLGLAIVRDVAEIYGGSVELDESEDLGGLLVKLTLPRAGI from the coding sequence GTGGACTCGGTTACAGCCTCGACGACCCTGCCGACCAGCCGCGCGCCTGACGCCGACGCTCCTTCGGGAAGCGAGGCGCATGCCGCGCGGGCTGGCGAGCCTGCGGATGCGCCCGTCACGATAGACACGCCGAAACCTGCGCGCCGCAGCCTCGCCGCGCGTATGATGGCGATCGCCGCGTTGTGGATTGGCGTCCTTTTGCTCGGCGGCGGCTTTGCGCTCGATCGTACGCTGGCTCGCATGGTCGAAAGCAATTTCGACGACCAGCTCGAATACCTCCTCAACGCGATGATCGTCACGGCGGAGATCGGCCCGGATGGCGAGGTGTATTTCAACCGTCCGCTTGGCGAGCCGCGGTTTCTTGAGCCGAATAGCGGCCTCTACTGGCAGATCAGCGGGGCGGGGCAGCTCGACACCCCGTCGCGCTCGCTATGGGACACGCAGCTCGAACTGCAGGCCGACCATCTCGATATGGAGCCGCATTTCTACGACTCCGCCCAGTTCGACGCCGAACCCCTGCGCATCGTGGAGCGCACCGTGCTGCTGCCCGACAGCGATACGCGCTGGACCTTTGCCGTCGCTTCGGCGCGCGAGGAACTGGATTTCCAAATCAGCCGCATCCGCTCCATCCTGATCTGGAGCTTCGCCCTCCTTGCCCTCGGTCTGATGGCGATGGCGATGGTGCAGAGCTATTACGGCCTCTCCCCACTCCGCCGCGTGCGCGCCGCGATCCAGTCCATGCGCAGCCAAGGCAGCAATCGCATTACCGAGCCGCTGCCGCTCGAAGTCGAACCGCTGGTCGAGGAAATCAACGCGCTGCTCGCCCATACCGAAAGGCAGGCCGAGGAAGCCCGCATGCACGCCGGCAATCTCGCCCATGCGCTCAAGACGCCGTTGACCGTGCTGACCAATGCTGCGACGGCCCGCGATCCGCAGCTCGCCAGCCTCGTGTTCCGCGAAACCAAGACGATGCAGCGCCATGTCGAGCACCACCTCGCTCGCGCCCGCGCCGTCGGCCGCCGCGCGTCTGGTCACAGCCGAGCGGACGTCTGGCCGAGCGCTGAAAGCGTCCTGCGCGCCGTCACGCGCATTTACGAAGACACCCGCTTCGATCTCGACGGCAACAAACTCGCCGCTGTTTCGATAGAACGTCAGGACCTCGACGAAATCCTCGGCAATCTGATCGAGAATGCCGCCAAATACGGTGGCGGTAGCGTGTTCGTCACCATCGATGCTGAACCCGAAGCGGAATGCTGCACCATCTGGGTCGAGGACGACGGCAGGGGCATTCCCGCAAGCGAACGCAGCCGTATCTTCGACCGCGGCGCGCGGCTGGACACGGGCAAGCCGGGCACCGGCCTCGGCCTCGCGATCGTGCGCGATGTGGCGGAAATCTACGGCGGCTCGGTCGAACTGGACGAAAGCGAGGATCTGGGCGGCCTGCTGGTCAAGCTCACCCTGCCGCGTGCCGGTATCTAG
- a CDS encoding YbaB/EbfC family nucleoid-associated protein, whose translation MEEMLAQAQKAAETIQKQMNETQAKLDEIEVEGAAGGGLVKVRATARGRIIGVTIDESMMKPEEKQMVEDLVAAAFNDARDKADRVSGEEMAKVQQGMGLPPGMKLPGM comes from the coding sequence ATGGAAGAAATGCTGGCTCAGGCGCAGAAGGCCGCCGAGACGATCCAGAAGCAGATGAACGAAACACAGGCTAAGCTCGACGAAATCGAAGTCGAGGGCGCGGCTGGTGGCGGTCTCGTCAAGGTCCGCGCTACGGCCCGCGGCCGCATCATCGGCGTGACGATCGACGAAAGCATGATGAAGCCGGAAGAAAAGCAGATGGTCGAGGACCTCGTGGCCGCTGCATTCAACGACGCGCGCGACAAGGCAGACCGTGTGTCGGGCGAGGAAATGGCCAAGGTCCAGCAAGGCATGGGCCTTCCGCCGGGCATGAAGCTTCCCGGAATGTAA
- a CDS encoding ETC complex I subunit, translated as MAARIYQRPKSAMQSGKARVDEWVLEFEQSEARRPDPLMGWTGSGDTQAQVQLTFPSKDAAKAYAEKYGITARVHATPPKSLKLQAYADNFR; from the coding sequence ATGGCAGCACGTATCTACCAGCGACCCAAGAGCGCAATGCAATCCGGCAAAGCCCGGGTGGACGAATGGGTGCTCGAATTCGAGCAGTCCGAAGCGCGGCGCCCCGATCCGCTGATGGGCTGGACCGGCAGCGGCGATACGCAGGCACAGGTGCAGCTGACTTTCCCGAGCAAGGATGCGGCCAAGGCCTACGCCGAAAAATACGGCATTACAGCCCGCGTCCACGCGACGCCGCCCAAGAGCCTCAAGCTGCAGGCCTACGCCGACAATTTCAGGTAG